The Actinosynnema mirum DSM 43827 genomic interval GTCGGAGGTCCGGAAGATCACCCCGGTGGGGGTGTCGCCGAGCAGCCAGCCGACCACCGCGAACACCACCACCAGCAGCGCGGCGGACGCGTACGCGACCGTGCGGATCTTCTTCGGCCGGAACTGGACCGCCGGGACCTCCTGCGCCACCCGCTCCGCCGCCTTCCCTGCCACCGCGCTCACCCTGACCCCTCGTTGACGGCACGCAGCACCAGCGCCGCCTCCAGCGCGGCCACCGCCGCCTCGTGCCCCTTGTCCTCGACCGAGCCGTCGAACCCGGCCCTGGCCACCGCCTGCTCCTCGGTGTCGCAGGTCAGCACGCCGTTGCCGACCGGGGTGGACTCGTCCAGCGCCACCCTGGTCAACCCGGCCGTGACCGCGTCGCACACGTACTCGAAGTGCGGGGTCCCGCCCCGCACGACCACGCCCAGCGCGACGACCGCGTCGTGGGTGCGGGCCAGCGCCTGCGCCACGACGGGCAGCTCCACCGCGCCCGCGACCCGCACGACCGTCCTCGCCGTCGCGCCCGCCAGCTCGGTGGCGGCCACCGCCCGCTCCACGAGCCGGTCGGTGATCCTGCCGTGCCACCGGGTCGCCACGACCG includes:
- the ribH gene encoding 6,7-dimethyl-8-ribityllumazine synthase, coding for MSGEGRPAAEVPDAAGLSLAVVATRWHGRITDRLVERAVAATELAGATARTVVRVAGAVELPVVAQALARTHDAVVALGVVVRGGTPHFEYVCDAVTAGLTRVALDESTPVGNGVLTCDTEEQAVARAGFDGSVEDKGHEAAVAALEAALVLRAVNEGSG